From the genome of Prevotella herbatica, one region includes:
- a CDS encoding AraC family transcriptional regulator: protein MKKTLLLILFLSTFVSNINAQQMQARLDHYSTTDGLTSNSISDIIQDKFGYIWIATWNGLSRFDGYNFQNYATGKASGIKNLHNRILDLQTDLQGNIWMIMYDNRVFVLNRHTDCITNAFKGIEDCDNMKIYDTLTENKYKISNASTMSPDGNVYIIIPKKGIYQIYVKRSVHSIKKIIDDRKQIYNMTCDADGNLWLGTRKGLIMVDKRTGRTIGKLMVPGEHYNTMGFVGSDLYLGTQSGKIIIRDTKKCKSRYLDIKNTDHSPITALHVDSKGLVWFTTNKQGISMLNTKTKEVKAFTQKVNIPENDINGCTIFETGDVLWARMNHGGFGVYDRVTGQMNYFYNSPKDTWNLSNTVTTYMALNEGVVWMSTIRRGLEKLSIVNKRIKLVVPIPESNKYGINEIRAIIYDKKSNRILISNKAGEVYKLRSEDLNLASKAPIFKIRGRIYGMMEDHLGNIWISTKGNGLYILKYGQSSPIKVNYPFTSQNIYNTKEDKYGNIWLATYNGGVNVLKNNGNGHYTLITPKYIKGYGKDQFLKVRTIEIDNEGVVWAGTSDGIILLKFNNSKKAFEAYTLKQTKNTDEQMANNDIVEIKKSPNGDMWIATNGGGLIKSIGKDKENRWRFQNFGLSNGLPSEELRGITFTKEGQVWFSCDQIICSYDPQKQLFTTFSIQDGVGDIACSECSAYTLPDNRMLFGTLNGYYIVNKKLLTTTSGSDFKLAITDFYVNDKLMTPRSSKTYDYYIPDSAEVELPSRSSVFAIKFASLNYQLQHRVHYMYMLENYDDQWINANDTRTVSYSDIPAGEYTFRVKAFLLENPNKYDERKIKIIVPPYAFVSTTALWVYLILFIVGLLGAILWRKNINDNATNNMRVLKVGPEKIAFQNNEDFNFVKSLQDWLELHYADPNIKIGDIVHKTNMSRTAFYTQLKTLTGMSPKEFVSEFRLKKACMYLENDSCTIAEVAYRTGFNDPVYFTRLFKQKKGKTPTQFRENKMNEKE from the coding sequence ATGAAAAAAACACTCTTATTGATACTTTTCCTTTCAACATTTGTCAGCAATATCAATGCGCAACAGATGCAAGCGCGCCTTGACCATTATTCAACAACAGATGGCCTTACCAGTAATTCCATCAGCGATATCATACAAGACAAATTCGGTTATATATGGATTGCAACTTGGAATGGTTTAAGTAGATTTGATGGATATAATTTTCAAAACTACGCTACAGGCAAAGCTAGCGGTATAAAGAATCTACACAACAGAATACTTGATTTGCAAACAGACCTTCAAGGAAATATATGGATGATTATGTATGACAACAGAGTATTTGTACTCAATCGCCATACAGATTGCATAACGAATGCGTTTAAGGGGATTGAAGATTGCGATAACATGAAAATATACGATACACTAACCGAAAATAAATATAAAATCAGCAATGCTTCAACAATGTCACCAGATGGTAATGTATATATTATAATACCCAAGAAAGGAATTTATCAAATTTATGTCAAAAGAAGTGTACATTCTATCAAAAAAATTATTGATGACAGAAAACAAATTTACAACATGACATGTGATGCAGACGGCAACTTATGGCTTGGGACAAGAAAAGGGCTGATTATGGTTGACAAAAGAACAGGCAGAACAATTGGTAAATTAATGGTTCCAGGTGAACATTACAACACGATGGGATTTGTAGGCTCAGACTTATATCTAGGTACTCAAAGCGGTAAAATAATAATACGTGATACTAAAAAATGTAAAAGCAGATATCTTGATATTAAGAATACAGACCACTCTCCTATTACGGCTCTGCATGTTGACTCTAAAGGACTAGTATGGTTTACCACTAACAAACAAGGAATATCAATGCTTAACACTAAAACAAAAGAAGTAAAAGCCTTTACACAGAAAGTAAACATACCGGAGAATGACATAAATGGATGCACTATTTTTGAAACTGGCGATGTTTTATGGGCAAGAATGAATCATGGAGGCTTTGGAGTATACGACAGAGTAACTGGACAGATGAATTATTTCTATAACAGTCCAAAAGACACTTGGAATCTGAGCAATACCGTAACTACATATATGGCATTGAACGAAGGAGTGGTATGGATGTCAACTATAAGACGCGGACTAGAGAAGCTGTCTATTGTTAACAAAAGGATTAAACTTGTGGTTCCAATACCTGAAAGTAACAAATACGGCATTAATGAAATAAGAGCTATTATTTATGACAAAAAATCTAATCGAATACTTATTTCTAACAAAGCAGGTGAAGTATACAAACTACGAAGTGAAGATTTGAATCTTGCGAGTAAAGCTCCTATCTTTAAGATAAGAGGCAGAATATATGGTATGATGGAAGACCATCTTGGTAATATATGGATAAGTACTAAGGGAAATGGGCTATATATACTTAAATATGGACAAAGTTCGCCTATAAAAGTAAATTATCCTTTCACATCTCAAAATATATACAATACGAAAGAAGACAAGTATGGCAATATATGGCTTGCTACATATAACGGAGGCGTAAATGTACTAAAGAACAATGGTAATGGGCATTATACGCTTATTACCCCCAAGTACATAAAAGGCTATGGCAAAGACCAATTCTTAAAAGTTAGAACGATTGAAATCGATAATGAAGGTGTTGTCTGGGCCGGAACTTCTGATGGAATAATACTTCTTAAATTTAATAATTCAAAAAAGGCCTTTGAAGCTTACACGTTGAAACAAACAAAAAACACAGATGAACAAATGGCTAACAATGATATTGTTGAGATTAAAAAATCACCAAATGGAGATATGTGGATAGCCACAAACGGAGGAGGTCTAATAAAATCTATAGGTAAGGACAAAGAAAACAGATGGCGGTTTCAGAACTTTGGACTTTCAAACGGTTTGCCAAGTGAAGAACTACGCGGAATAACCTTTACAAAAGAAGGACAAGTATGGTTTTCATGTGACCAAATAATCTGTTCATACGATCCACAAAAACAATTGTTCACAACATTCTCCATCCAAGATGGTGTTGGAGATATAGCATGTTCTGAATGCTCAGCTTACACGTTGCCCGATAACAGAATGTTGTTTGGTACTTTAAATGGATACTATATTGTCAACAAGAAGTTGCTAACTACGACAAGTGGTTCTGACTTTAAACTTGCAATAACAGACTTTTACGTTAATGATAAATTGATGACTCCACGCAGTAGTAAAACTTATGATTATTATATACCTGATAGTGCCGAAGTGGAATTGCCATCACGTTCAAGTGTATTTGCAATAAAATTTGCATCGCTGAATTATCAGTTACAACATCGTGTTCACTACATGTACATGCTTGAGAATTATGATGACCAATGGATAAATGCCAACGACACAAGAACAGTAAGTTATAGTGATATACCTGCTGGTGAATACACTTTTAGGGTAAAGGCTTTTCTGCTTGAAAACCCGAACAAATATGACGAACGAAAGATAAAAATAATTGTTCCTCCGTATGCTTTTGTGTCAACAACTGCATTATGGGTATATCTGATTTTATTCATTGTAGGCTTGTTAGGTGCCATATTATGGAGAAAGAATATAAACGATAATGCAACAAACAATATGAGGGTATTGAAAGTTGGCCCTGAAAAAATTGCATTTCAGAATAATGAAGATTTTAATTTTGTAAAGAGTCTACAAGACTGGCTAGAATTGCACTATGCAGATCCCAACATAAAGATTGGAGATATTGTACACAAAACTAATATGTCTCGCACGGCTTTTTATACTCAACTAAAGACGTTGACGGGCATGTCACCGAAAGAGTTCGTTAGCGAATTCAGATTGAAGAAAGCATGTATGTATCTAGAAAATGACTCCTGCACTATTGCTGAAGTTGCATATCGCACAGGATTCAATGATCCAGTATATTTCACTCGTTTATTTAAACAGAAAAAAGGAAAAACTCCTACTCAATTTAGGGAAAATAAAATGAATGAAAAAGAATGA
- a CDS encoding ATP-dependent helicase gives MLLDELNSGQRAAVEFCSGPQLVIAGAGSGKTRVLTYKIAYLLDDLNYTPWNILALTFTNKAAAEMKIRIGGLVGLERARSLYMGTFHSIFSRILRFEAEKIGYNSAFTIYDEADSRSLIKSIVKEMGLDDKTYKPASVHSHISMAKNHLVMAEQYANDREVLERDRNSKQPEIYKIYLAYQQRCQNANAMDFDDLLVMTWRLFKEHEDIRKKYSERFKYVLVDEYQDTNYVQQCIVQQLTQDNRHVCVVGDDAQSIYGFRGANIDNILDFQKIYPESKLFKLEQNYRSTQRIVQAANSLISHNQRQIHKDVFSDNEEGEKLLYKPVYSDKEEAAVVCRDIKRIKRNDCCEYSDIAILYRTNSQSRSFEEEMRKQGIPYRIFGGLSFYQRKEIKDILAYFRVIVNPDDEEAIKRIINYPARGIGNTTITKIASCAQQNAISFWEVICHPVKYGLSVNNGAITKLSNFAELINGFIARLSIDNASDLGIDIIQQSGMHADIFGSKDPESLSRQENLSEFANGLKDFVDIRMEEGDVEHLGLIDFIQEVALLTDLDSDDGEGSRVSLMTIHAAKGLEFPTVFIVGMEENIFPSQMSLTSMRELEEERRLFYVAITRAEKHCILTSAKNRWRYGKMEFDTPSRFLKDIDPKYIDVEDESSDFGGLNIFERPRQTRKIDTFRSISNKPQNAEDNIQRTTLQPLKKQIEPTVKPMELPKGLHIGSVIEHQRFGVGTVDKLEGEGENLKATVSFKNTGTKMLLLKFARFTILS, from the coding sequence ATGCTCCTTGATGAATTAAATAGCGGACAGCGTGCCGCAGTGGAATTTTGTTCTGGTCCGCAGCTGGTGATAGCCGGCGCAGGATCAGGTAAAACACGTGTGTTGACATATAAGATAGCTTATCTGCTTGATGACTTGAACTATACGCCATGGAATATATTGGCTTTGACCTTTACAAATAAGGCAGCTGCAGAGATGAAAATTCGTATCGGCGGACTTGTTGGGCTTGAGAGAGCTCGTAGTTTGTATATGGGAACTTTTCATAGCATCTTCTCACGTATATTGCGCTTTGAAGCTGAAAAGATTGGATATAATTCTGCTTTTACAATATATGACGAAGCTGATAGTAGATCGCTCATAAAGAGTATTGTAAAAGAAATGGGGTTGGATGATAAGACATATAAACCAGCAAGCGTTCATTCGCATATTAGCATGGCTAAAAATCATTTAGTGATGGCTGAACAATATGCTAATGATAGAGAAGTGCTAGAACGTGACAGAAATTCAAAACAACCTGAAATTTATAAAATATACTTGGCTTATCAACAGCGTTGCCAAAATGCTAACGCAATGGATTTTGACGATCTACTTGTAATGACTTGGCGATTGTTTAAGGAACATGAGGATATAAGAAAAAAATATTCAGAGCGTTTTAAGTATGTTCTTGTAGACGAGTATCAGGATACGAACTATGTCCAGCAATGTATTGTGCAGCAACTTACACAAGATAATAGACATGTTTGCGTTGTAGGGGATGATGCACAGAGTATTTATGGATTTCGTGGAGCTAATATAGATAATATACTTGATTTCCAGAAGATATATCCTGAAAGTAAATTATTTAAACTAGAACAGAATTATCGTTCAACACAGCGAATAGTTCAGGCTGCAAATAGTCTTATAAGTCATAATCAACGCCAGATTCATAAAGATGTGTTCAGCGATAATGAAGAAGGCGAAAAATTACTTTATAAGCCTGTTTACAGTGATAAGGAAGAAGCTGCCGTAGTCTGCCGAGACATTAAACGAATTAAACGTAATGACTGTTGTGAATATAGTGATATCGCTATATTGTATCGTACTAATTCGCAAAGCAGAAGCTTTGAGGAAGAAATGCGTAAACAGGGAATACCTTATCGTATATTTGGTGGACTGAGCTTTTATCAGCGAAAGGAGATAAAAGATATTCTGGCTTATTTTCGTGTTATTGTAAATCCAGATGATGAGGAAGCAATAAAGAGAATTATCAATTATCCTGCAAGGGGAATAGGAAACACAACAATAACAAAAATTGCATCATGTGCACAGCAAAATGCAATTAGTTTTTGGGAAGTTATTTGTCATCCTGTTAAGTATGGACTTTCTGTGAATAACGGAGCGATAACGAAACTTTCAAACTTTGCAGAACTGATAAATGGTTTTATAGCTCGCTTGAGTATAGATAATGCCTCAGATCTTGGTATTGATATTATACAACAAAGTGGAATGCATGCCGATATATTCGGTTCTAAAGATCCTGAAAGTCTTTCTCGTCAGGAAAACTTATCTGAATTTGCCAATGGACTTAAAGATTTCGTAGATATACGAATGGAAGAAGGCGATGTGGAACATCTCGGACTGATAGATTTTATACAGGAAGTTGCTCTTCTTACAGATTTGGATAGTGATGACGGAGAAGGTAGTCGTGTTAGTTTGATGACTATTCATGCAGCAAAAGGACTTGAATTCCCGACTGTATTCATCGTTGGAATGGAAGAAAATATTTTTCCAAGTCAGATGAGTCTTACTAGCATGAGGGAACTTGAAGAGGAGCGCAGATTGTTTTACGTGGCAATAACTCGTGCAGAAAAGCATTGCATTCTTACAAGTGCTAAAAATAGGTGGAGATATGGTAAGATGGAATTTGATACTCCTAGTAGGTTTTTGAAAGATATTGATCCAAAATACATTGATGTTGAAGATGAAAGTTCAGATTTTGGTGGACTTAACATATTTGAACGCCCAAGGCAGACTCGTAAGATAGATACTTTCAGAAGTATATCAAATAAACCACAAAATGCCGAAGATAATATTCAGCGGACGACTCTGCAGCCATTGAAAAAACAAATTGAGCCTACAGTTAAGCCAATGGAACTTCCTAAAGGTCTGCATATAGGTAGTGTTATTGAGCATCAGAGGTTTGGTGTCGGTACAGTTGATAAATTGGAAGGAGAGGGTGAAAATCTTAAAGCTACAGTAAGTTTCAAAAATACAGGAACAAAAATGCTTCTTCTTAAATTCGCCCGGTTCACAATTTTGAGTTAG
- the mtgA gene encoding monofunctional biosynthetic peptidoglycan transglycosylase: MKTKVWKIVRWGVSLFFASTILAVVVLRFIPVYFTPLMFIRCFQQVAEGQSITLHHHWVPIDEISDHLPVAVMASEDQRFLLHHGFDYDAIEKAAKRNIQGGKRKLGASTISQQTAKNVFLWPGRSWVRKGFEVYFTALTELLWSKQRIMEVYLNSIEMGDGIYGADAVAEYNFGKKAEDLSRSDCALIAATLPNPRKFSSKNPGRYMRKRQRQILSSMRFIPSFPKEGEDYNPSTSAGGVYSR; the protein is encoded by the coding sequence ATGAAAACTAAAGTCTGGAAAATCGTTAGATGGGGAGTATCCTTGTTTTTTGCTTCAACCATTTTGGCTGTAGTTGTGCTTCGTTTTATTCCCGTTTATTTCACGCCCTTAATGTTTATCAGATGTTTTCAGCAAGTAGCCGAAGGTCAGAGTATTACGCTTCATCACCATTGGGTTCCGATTGATGAGATATCTGATCATCTTCCTGTTGCTGTAATGGCTAGTGAAGATCAACGCTTCTTGTTGCATCATGGTTTTGATTATGATGCTATTGAAAAAGCTGCTAAAAGAAATATTCAGGGAGGAAAACGCAAATTGGGAGCAAGTACTATTAGTCAACAAACTGCTAAAAATGTATTTTTGTGGCCAGGTCGTTCATGGGTGCGCAAGGGATTTGAAGTTTATTTCACAGCCCTTACAGAATTATTATGGAGCAAGCAGCGCATAATGGAAGTATATCTTAATTCTATTGAGATGGGGGATGGTATATATGGCGCAGATGCAGTTGCTGAATATAATTTCGGTAAAAAGGCAGAGGATCTGAGTCGTTCTGATTGTGCGCTTATTGCAGCGACATTGCCTAATCCTCGTAAGTTCAGCAGTAAGAATCCTGGACGTTACATGCGTAAACGCCAAAGACAAATATTGAGTAGCATGAGGTTTATTCCAAGTTTTCCTAAAGAGGGTGAGGACTATAATCCTTCAACTTCCGCCGGTGGTGTTTACTCTAGATAA
- a CDS encoding OmpA family protein, whose protein sequence is MKKIKIATLGLCFLTVFSCATKQGTGALIGAGGGTVLGAIIGKIAGNAAVGAAIGGAVGAGTGAVIGHHMDKVAAEAAKVNNAKVEEVTDANGLKAVKVTFDSGILFATNKAILNSGSKNDLSKFSSVLKNNSDCHVDIYGHTDNTGNDGINIPLSNSRAQSVVNYLKSCGVSPYQFQKVEGKGSSSPVADNTTAAGRQQNRRVEVYLYASPAMVNAANNGTLSE, encoded by the coding sequence ATGAAAAAAATAAAGATCGCCACATTAGGACTTTGTTTCCTAACAGTTTTTAGTTGCGCTACAAAACAAGGCACAGGTGCTCTCATTGGAGCAGGTGGTGGTACTGTTTTAGGTGCAATCATTGGAAAGATAGCAGGTAATGCTGCTGTAGGTGCCGCTATCGGGGGTGCCGTAGGCGCAGGTACTGGTGCTGTTATAGGACATCATATGGATAAAGTTGCTGCTGAGGCTGCAAAGGTTAATAATGCAAAGGTTGAAGAGGTTACGGATGCTAACGGTCTGAAGGCTGTTAAGGTAACATTTGATAGTGGTATTCTGTTTGCAACAAACAAAGCAATTTTGAATTCAGGTTCAAAGAATGACCTTTCTAAATTTTCTTCTGTTTTAAAGAATAATTCAGATTGTCATGTAGATATCTATGGTCATACTGATAACACAGGTAATGATGGTATCAATATTCCATTGAGTAATAGTCGTGCACAGAGTGTTGTAAATTATCTTAAGAGCTGTGGTGTATCACCTTATCAGTTCCAGAAAGTAGAAGGTAAGGGAAGTTCTTCTCCTGTTGCTGACAATACAACTGCTGCTGGACGTCAGCAAAACCGTAGAGTCGAAGTTTATCTGTATGCTAGTCCTGCCATGGTAAACGCAGCAAATAACGGAACTCTTTCAGAATAA